From the Deinococcus aerius genome, one window contains:
- a CDS encoding BglII/BstYI family type II restriction endonuclease, with protein sequence MALELIPDHLRRKYEVHEWRHACAILAADFPEEWSDLLVLLDDFRLCESWIASGGGNKSRVADAIDRFLAGRGWREKKFDTAVTVDGVRKDSPTHKVDCFKNRVALEVEWNNKDPFFDRDLNNFRLLFDLRAVSVGVIITRCDHLQDIFNRLGRGSSYGMSTTHMSKLLPRIEGGSGAGCPILVVGISERAYAEDC encoded by the coding sequence TTGGCCCTTGAGTTGATCCCCGACCATCTCCGCCGGAAGTACGAGGTGCATGAGTGGCGGCACGCCTGCGCCATCCTGGCGGCTGACTTCCCCGAGGAGTGGAGCGACCTGCTGGTCCTACTGGACGACTTCCGGCTGTGCGAGTCCTGGATTGCCTCGGGTGGGGGGAACAAAAGTCGGGTCGCGGACGCCATCGACCGCTTTCTCGCGGGGCGCGGCTGGCGGGAGAAGAAGTTCGATACGGCGGTGACGGTGGACGGGGTGCGCAAGGACAGCCCCACCCACAAGGTGGACTGCTTCAAGAACCGCGTGGCCCTGGAAGTCGAGTGGAACAACAAAGACCCCTTCTTCGACCGCGACTTGAACAACTTTCGGCTCCTGTTCGATCTGCGCGCGGTCAGCGTCGGGGTGATCATCACCCGCTGCGACCACCTGCAGGACATCTTCAACCGTCTGGGGCGGGGGAGCAGCTACGGCATGAGCACCACCCACATGAGCAAACTGCTTCCCCGCATCGAGGGCGGCAGTGGGGCAGGCTGCCCCATCCTCGTGGTCGGGATCAGCGAGCGCGCCTACGCGGAGGACTGCTGA
- a CDS encoding AAA family ATPase: MTEPSAPPDLAAAFRERGYVAGPALVTALRLVVALGKPLLLEGPAGVGKTEAAKTLAAALGTRLIRLQCYEGLDAQSALYEWNYARQLLHLRAAEVGGRPVTDADLYGPEFLMPRPLLEAIRQPAPPVLLIDEVDRADDAFEAFLLELLAEWQVTVPELGTLTATARPHVLLTSNRARELSDALRRRCLYLWVDYPTRGQELEIVRARLPGIHETLAAQVTRAVHALRELPLGKPPGVAETLDWAAALVALHRDHLDAEALDLTLGAVLKLREDQLLARATLGKLAAP, from the coding sequence GTGACCGAGCCCTCCGCTCCCCCGGACCTGGCTGCCGCCTTCCGCGAGCGGGGCTACGTGGCGGGGCCCGCGCTCGTCACCGCCCTGCGGCTCGTGGTCGCGCTGGGCAAGCCGCTGCTGCTGGAGGGCCCGGCGGGTGTGGGCAAGACCGAGGCGGCCAAGACGCTCGCCGCCGCGCTCGGCACCCGCCTGATCCGCCTCCAGTGTTACGAGGGGCTGGACGCGCAGTCGGCCCTGTACGAGTGGAACTACGCCCGGCAACTCCTGCACCTGCGCGCGGCGGAGGTGGGGGGGCGGCCCGTCACGGACGCCGACCTGTACGGCCCCGAGTTCCTGATGCCGCGCCCGCTGCTGGAAGCGATCCGCCAGCCCGCGCCCCCGGTCCTCCTCATCGACGAGGTGGACCGGGCGGACGACGCCTTCGAGGCCTTCCTCCTCGAACTCCTCGCGGAGTGGCAGGTCACGGTGCCGGAGTTGGGGACGCTGACCGCGACCGCCCGCCCCCACGTGCTGCTCACGAGCAACCGCGCCCGCGAACTCAGCGACGCCCTGCGCCGCCGCTGCCTGTACCTGTGGGTGGATTACCCCACCCGGGGGCAGGAACTGGAGATCGTGCGCGCCCGGCTGCCCGGCATTCACGAGACGCTGGCCGCGCAGGTCACGCGGGCCGTCCACGCCCTGCGCGAGTTGCCCCTGGGCAAGCCGCCCGGCGTGGCCGAGACGCTCGACTGGGCCGCCGCTCTCGTGGCGCTGCACCGCGACCACCTCGACGCCGAGGCCCTCGACCTCACGCTGGGGGCAGTCCTCAAGCTGCGGGAGGATCAACTGCTCGCGCGGGCGACCCTGGGCAAGCTCGCCGCGCCGTGA
- a CDS encoding chloramphenicol phosphotransferase CPT family protein, giving the protein MLLSPDVPPGKLILLNGASSAGKSTLCRAIQAQIDEPFLQFSLDFLMFGTEVLPRRRDPSGPFTWAVMRPRLFEGYHRCLPAFLEAGNNLVVDYIIETPEGWRRLVELIRPFDVFLVGVHCPLDELERREGERGDRCPGDARRDLLTVHTFTRYDFEVDSRRPPEDNAEAIIAAWKARKTPGALSRS; this is encoded by the coding sequence GTGCTCCTCTCACCCGACGTGCCCCCGGGCAAGTTGATCCTCCTCAACGGCGCGTCGAGTGCCGGGAAATCGACGCTGTGCCGGGCCATTCAGGCGCAGATCGACGAACCCTTCCTCCAGTTCTCGCTCGACTTCCTGATGTTCGGGACGGAGGTGCTGCCCCGGCGCCGTGACCCCAGCGGTCCCTTCACCTGGGCGGTGATGCGCCCCCGGCTGTTCGAGGGCTACCACCGCTGTCTGCCCGCCTTCCTGGAAGCCGGGAACAACCTCGTGGTGGACTACATCATCGAGACACCGGAAGGGTGGCGGCGTCTGGTGGAGCTAATCCGGCCCTTCGACGTGTTCCTGGTGGGCGTTCACTGCCCCCTGGACGAACTGGAGCGTCGGGAGGGGGAGCGCGGGGACCGCTGCCCCGGAGACGCGCGGCGCGACCTGCTGACCGTGCATACCTTCACCCGCTACGACTTTGAGGTGGACTCCCGGCGACCACCGGAGGACAACGCGGAGGCCATCATCGCCGCGTGGAAGGCGAGGAAGACGCCCGGCGCCCTCTCCCGCTCCTAA
- a CDS encoding SRPBCC family protein, translated as MKLSYSGQEQVKASPAVVWAFVQDPERVARCLPDVQEVVVHDQTHMDATVQVGVGMVRGKFKFKIEVRPDEAAQRINVKVQGGGLGSVVDLTAGANVVDNGDGTTTLDWQGDATMRGPVATVGGRVLDAQAQKLIQKTFQNMSAQVGASAGTLA; from the coding sequence ATGAAACTGAGTTACAGCGGTCAGGAACAGGTCAAGGCGTCCCCGGCGGTGGTGTGGGCCTTCGTGCAGGACCCCGAGCGGGTGGCCCGCTGCCTCCCCGACGTGCAGGAGGTCGTGGTCCACGACCAGACGCATATGGACGCGACCGTGCAGGTCGGCGTGGGCATGGTGCGCGGCAAGTTCAAGTTCAAGATCGAGGTGCGGCCCGACGAGGCCGCCCAGCGGATCAACGTGAAGGTGCAGGGCGGCGGCCTGGGCAGCGTGGTGGACCTCACGGCGGGCGCGAACGTCGTGGACAACGGCGACGGCACGACCACCCTCGACTGGCAGGGCGACGCGACCATGCGCGGCCCGGTGGCGACAGTGGGCGGGCGGGTCCTCGATGCCCAGGCGCAGAAGCTGATCCAGAAGACCTTCCAGAACATGAGCGCGCAGGTGGGTGCGAGCGCCGGAACCCTGGCGTGA
- a CDS encoding four-helix bundle copper-binding protein — MTQPVTNAQMMQECLEACLACLRACEVCAEACLDEPDIDMLRECIRLDRDCADACALTARLLMRASALHPEACRMCAEACAACAAECERHAGHHDHCRLCAEACRRCEESCRRMAA, encoded by the coding sequence ATGACCCAACCGGTGACGAATGCCCAGATGATGCAGGAGTGCCTGGAAGCCTGCCTCGCCTGTCTGCGGGCCTGCGAGGTCTGCGCCGAGGCCTGCCTGGACGAGCCGGACATCGACATGCTGCGCGAGTGCATCCGCCTGGACCGCGACTGCGCCGACGCCTGCGCCCTGACCGCCCGGCTGCTGATGCGGGCCAGCGCCCTGCACCCCGAGGCCTGCCGGATGTGCGCCGAGGCGTGCGCCGCCTGCGCCGCCGAGTGCGAGCGCCACGCCGGGCACCACGACCACTGCCGCCTGTGCGCCGAGGCCTGCCGCCGCTGCGAGGAGAGCTGCCGACGGATGGCCGCCTGA
- a CDS encoding VWA domain-containing protein produces the protein MTPTADLRERVVAFVAHLRLTHGFRVGPGEAAAALEALGAVNLGQRREVLDALRAVLTASREEGRLFDLAFDAFFRLREGPPPPQLPPLLPETKAPLSPPPPSRQPGGRPGEERPVPGSAQAENPEEGTGSPSSRPNPDREAEGEPGTPARILTARLSPHAGAGGEVDAPGDDLPDLLRAAGALVRAVELGRGRRLVPRPRGTRLDARRTLRAAARTAGDPARLRWLGRPRRAPRFLLVLDGSRSMGKSATLLLRFAQALHLRSRRVEVYAFSTGLTRLTPYLRRAPPGGPLTLPDLGEAWGGGTRIGENLLRLARGERGRVSRDTAVLILSDGLDTGEPEALSRALRDLRARAGLVVWLSPLAALPGYQPVQRAVQAALPHLDAFLPAGGLEDLRALGRRLRR, from the coding sequence GTGACCCCCACCGCCGACCTGCGGGAACGGGTGGTCGCCTTTGTCGCCCACCTGCGCCTGACCCACGGCTTCCGGGTGGGGCCGGGCGAGGCGGCGGCGGCGCTGGAAGCCCTCGGGGCCGTCAATCTGGGCCAGCGGCGCGAGGTCCTCGACGCCCTGCGGGCCGTGCTCACCGCCAGCCGGGAGGAGGGCCGACTGTTCGACCTCGCCTTCGACGCTTTTTTCCGGCTGAGGGAGGGTCCGCCCCCGCCCCAACTCCCCCCCCTGCTGCCGGAGACGAAAGCACCGTTGTCCCCTCCCCCGCCGTCACGGCAGCCGGGAGGGAGGCCGGGCGAGGAGCGGCCCGTTCCCGGCAGCGCGCAGGCGGAGAACCCCGAGGAAGGCACCGGTTCCCCCTCTTCCCGCCCCAACCCCGACCGCGAGGCCGAGGGCGAGCCCGGCACCCCCGCCCGAATCCTCACCGCCCGGCTGAGTCCCCACGCCGGGGCCGGGGGCGAGGTGGACGCGCCCGGTGACGACCTGCCGGACCTTCTCCGGGCGGCGGGGGCGCTCGTGCGGGCGGTGGAGCTGGGGCGGGGGCGGCGGCTCGTCCCCCGGCCCCGGGGCACGCGGCTGGACGCGCGGCGGACCCTGCGGGCGGCGGCACGGACGGCGGGCGATCCGGCCCGGCTACGCTGGCTGGGCCGCCCCCGCCGGGCTCCACGTTTTCTGCTCGTGCTGGACGGGAGCCGCAGCATGGGGAAGAGCGCGACGCTGCTGCTGCGCTTTGCCCAGGCGCTTCACCTGCGCTCCCGGCGGGTGGAGGTCTACGCCTTCAGCACCGGCCTGACGCGCCTGACCCCCTATCTGCGCCGCGCGCCCCCCGGCGGCCCCCTCACCCTGCCCGACCTCGGCGAGGCGTGGGGCGGGGGCACCCGCATCGGCGAGAACCTGCTGCGGCTGGCGCGGGGCGAGCGGGGCCGGGTGAGCCGCGACACGGCCGTCCTGATCCTGAGTGACGGCCTGGACACCGGCGAGCCGGAGGCGCTGAGCCGCGCCCTGCGGGACCTGCGCGCCCGCGCGGGCCTGGTCGTCTGGCTCTCGCCGCTGGCCGCCCTGCCGGGGTATCAGCCGGTCCAGCGGGCGGTACAGGCGGCCCTGCCGCACCTGGACGCCTTTCTCCCCGCCGGGGGGCTGGAGGACCTGCGGGCCCTGGGGCGGCGGCTGCGGCGGTGA
- a CDS encoding nucleotidyltransferase family protein, with product MSSPGPPPAGAVAGVLLAAGRSTRMGRPKQLVSLRGQPLVRHAATALSRGGFDLLLAVIPPGEVGEEVRAALSDLPFTFTVNPDPARGLAGSFRAAVAALPGGLAAAHFALADMPLLTGEVHARLLTSFRETGAPLVLAEYGDPGEAVRAPPHLFRADLLPALRGLPDADHGPRALLRAYAGQALTLRFPADLLADVDTPEELRRLEEGMCGS from the coding sequence ATGTCCTCCCCCGGCCCCCCTCCCGCCGGTGCCGTCGCGGGCGTGCTCCTCGCCGCCGGGCGGAGTACGCGCATGGGGCGGCCTAAACAGCTCGTTTCCTTGCGGGGCCAGCCCCTCGTGCGCCACGCGGCAACCGCCCTGAGCCGGGGAGGCTTCGACCTTCTGCTCGCCGTCATTCCCCCCGGCGAGGTGGGGGAGGAGGTGCGGGCGGCCCTGTCAGACCTTCCCTTCACGTTCACTGTGAACCCCGATCCGGCGCGCGGGCTGGCGGGGTCGTTCCGGGCCGCCGTCGCCGCCTTGCCCGGAGGACTGGCCGCCGCCCACTTCGCCCTCGCGGACATGCCGCTTCTGACCGGGGAAGTCCACGCCCGGCTCCTTACCTCATTTCGGGAGACGGGGGCACCTCTCGTCCTCGCGGAGTACGGCGACCCGGGGGAGGCGGTTCGCGCCCCGCCCCACCTCTTCCGCGCCGACCTGCTCCCGGCCCTGCGCGGGCTGCCCGACGCCGACCACGGCCCGCGTGCCCTGCTGCGGGCGTACGCGGGTCAGGCCCTCACCCTGCGTTTTCCCGCCGACCTCCTCGCCGATGTGGACACGCCGGAGGAGTTGAGGCGGCTGGAGGAGGGGATGTGTGGGTCTTGA
- the ilvA gene encoding threonine ammonia-lyase, biosynthetic: MTRTQDYTPGTLDAQDVLRLALTSKVYGAAVETPLSPAPGLSARTGNAVWLKREDQQPIFSFKLRGAYNKMSQLTPAEAARGVICASAGNHAQGVAFAAQQLGIRAVIVMPVTTPDIKVQACRRRGAEVVLHGDSFSDAETHASALGHERNLTFVHPYDDPLVLAGQGTVALELLRQVEDGAYTVFVPVGGGGLIAGVAGVLKALRPDVRIVGVEPDDSDAMYRSLQAGERVRLDTVGIFVDGVAVKQVGAYTFDLTRRYVDDWVRVNTDEVCAAIKDVFDDTRAVMEPAGALAVAGLKRYAAERGLRGETLVALTCGANVNFDRLRHVAERAEIGERREAILAVTIPERPGAFRAFIEVVGPRAITEFNYRYAPRADARIFVGVQLRHPAERAELVDTLTAQGYAVTDLTDDELAKVHVRHMVGGRAPEATDERVYSFTFPERPGALLEFLTHLHARWNISLFHYRNHGSAHGRVLAGIQVPEGQEADFAAFLDGLGYPATDMTGNAAYRLFLT, translated from the coding sequence ATGACGCGAACACAGGACTACACGCCGGGGACGCTGGACGCGCAGGACGTGCTGCGGCTGGCGCTGACGAGCAAGGTGTACGGCGCGGCGGTCGAGACGCCCCTGAGCCCCGCGCCCGGCCTGAGTGCCCGCACCGGCAACGCGGTGTGGCTCAAGCGCGAGGACCAGCAGCCCATCTTCTCCTTCAAGCTGCGCGGGGCGTACAACAAGATGAGCCAGCTCACCCCCGCCGAGGCCGCCCGCGGCGTGATCTGCGCCTCGGCGGGGAACCACGCGCAGGGGGTGGCGTTCGCGGCGCAGCAGCTCGGCATACGGGCCGTCATCGTGATGCCCGTGACCACGCCCGACATCAAGGTGCAGGCGTGCCGCAGGCGGGGCGCCGAGGTCGTCCTCCACGGCGACTCCTTCAGCGACGCGGAGACGCACGCCTCCGCCCTGGGGCACGAGCGAAACCTCACCTTTGTCCACCCGTACGACGACCCGCTGGTGCTCGCCGGGCAGGGGACGGTGGCGCTGGAGTTGCTGCGGCAGGTCGAGGACGGCGCGTACACCGTGTTCGTGCCGGTGGGCGGCGGCGGGCTGATCGCGGGCGTGGCGGGTGTCCTCAAGGCCCTGCGTCCCGACGTGCGGATCGTGGGCGTCGAGCCGGACGACTCCGACGCGATGTACCGGAGCCTCCAGGCGGGGGAGCGGGTGCGGCTGGACACCGTGGGCATCTTCGTGGACGGGGTGGCGGTCAAGCAGGTCGGGGCCTACACCTTCGACCTGACCCGGCGCTACGTGGACGACTGGGTGCGGGTGAACACCGACGAGGTGTGCGCCGCGATCAAGGACGTGTTCGACGACACGCGGGCGGTGATGGAACCGGCGGGGGCGCTCGCGGTGGCGGGCCTCAAGCGGTACGCGGCGGAACGCGGCCTGAGGGGCGAAACCCTCGTCGCCCTGACCTGCGGCGCGAACGTGAACTTCGACCGTCTGCGCCACGTCGCCGAGCGCGCGGAGATCGGCGAGCGGCGGGAGGCGATCCTGGCCGTGACGATCCCCGAGCGGCCCGGGGCCTTCCGCGCCTTTATCGAGGTGGTGGGCCCGCGCGCCATCACCGAGTTCAACTACCGCTACGCGCCCCGCGCCGACGCCCGCATCTTCGTGGGGGTGCAGCTCCGGCACCCGGCCGAGCGGGCCGAACTCGTGGACACCCTCACCGCGCAGGGGTACGCGGTGACCGACCTCACCGACGACGAACTCGCCAAGGTCCACGTGCGGCATATGGTGGGCGGGCGGGCACCCGAAGCGACCGACGAGCGGGTGTACTCCTTCACCTTTCCCGAGCGGCCCGGCGCCCTGCTGGAGTTCCTGACGCACCTGCACGCCCGCTGGAACATCAGCCTCTTCCACTACCGCAACCATGGAAGCGCGCACGGCCGGGTGCTGGCGGGCATCCAGGTCCCCGAGGGGCAGGAGGCCGACTTCGCCGCCTTCCTCGACGGATTGGGGTATCCGGCGACGGACATGACGGGGAACGCGGCGTACCGGCTGTTTTTGACGTGA
- a CDS encoding CHAD domain-containing protein, translated as MSKRKQSQAASRLEGLWDDLRAGDPGAVHAARKLTRRAQAELRVADAGKKTERAWRDLRRAAAPLRDHDVAGGHIRDALVELGVPEGTLAYFDRTWAERRAALLDATVWPDRPPAFDLRRGWKGRARRLIGKDGDRLLRDGEAALASEDSEEWHAWRKRLKRYRYTLDLIGGVPPIVTVTLEALGRLQDAEVVLGILHGDPDLLRYERARLIAREEVARQAARERVRALFPTLAEHLEDPLGTPPTGEGEPEEDHVGA; from the coding sequence ATGAGCAAACGCAAACAAAGCCAGGCCGCCAGCCGACTGGAAGGGCTCTGGGACGACCTGCGCGCGGGCGACCCGGGGGCCGTCCACGCCGCGCGCAAACTCACCCGGCGGGCACAGGCCGAACTGCGCGTGGCCGACGCGGGAAAGAAGACCGAGCGGGCCTGGCGCGACCTGCGCCGCGCCGCCGCCCCCCTGCGAGACCACGACGTGGCGGGGGGCCATATCCGCGACGCCCTGGTGGAACTCGGCGTGCCGGAGGGCACCCTCGCGTACTTCGACCGGACCTGGGCCGAGCGGCGGGCGGCCCTCCTGGACGCGACCGTCTGGCCGGATCGCCCCCCGGCCTTCGACCTGCGCAGGGGCTGGAAGGGCCGCGCCCGGCGCCTGATCGGGAAGGACGGGGACCGGCTCCTGCGGGACGGCGAGGCGGCGCTGGCCTCGGAGGACTCGGAGGAGTGGCACGCCTGGCGCAAGCGCCTCAAGCGCTACCGCTACACGCTCGACCTGATCGGGGGGGTGCCGCCCATCGTCACCGTCACGCTGGAGGCCCTGGGCCGCCTCCAGGACGCGGAGGTCGTCCTCGGCATCCTGCACGGCGACCCCGACCTGCTGCGCTACGAGCGCGCCCGCCTGATCGCCCGCGAGGAGGTCGCGCGGCAGGCGGCCCGGGAGCGCGTGCGCGCGCTGTTCCCCACGCTGGCCGAGCATCTGGAGGACCCCCTGGGCACCCCACCCACCGGGGAGGGGGAGCCGGAGGAGGACCACGTCGGAGCGTGA
- a CDS encoding M23 family metallopeptidase, protein MLRRKVAAGALLAVSAVALAHYAPALPDSAIAKPARQFGLPFAGEPGPNTWLLGQGYGNTTGAYRQRRSTYVNLQGLHAGLDFSAPCGTPVRAIGDGVVAEVDGSHGSPPHNVVIDHAGNLSSLYGHLRVRSPLRVGQRVTRGQVIGESGDSQFTCVSAPHLHLEIRDRSHQRLFNPVPYIAADWETLALAGSFGRGYEYDLAAPRRWQTPESQPEVRRGGRILNDFARPWPPAPGGAR, encoded by the coding sequence CGTTGCCGGATAGTGCGATAGCGAAACCGGCGCGGCAGTTCGGACTGCCGTTCGCGGGGGAGCCGGGACCGAACACCTGGCTGCTGGGGCAGGGGTATGGGAACACGACGGGGGCGTACCGGCAGCGGCGCAGCACCTACGTGAACCTCCAGGGCCTGCACGCGGGGCTGGATTTCAGCGCCCCGTGCGGCACCCCCGTTCGGGCCATCGGCGACGGCGTGGTGGCCGAGGTGGACGGGTCGCACGGAAGCCCACCACACAACGTGGTGATCGATCACGCGGGCAACCTCAGCAGCCTGTACGGTCACCTGCGGGTGCGCTCGCCCCTGCGGGTGGGGCAAAGGGTCACGCGCGGGCAGGTCATCGGGGAGAGCGGCGACTCACAGTTCACCTGTGTCAGCGCGCCGCACCTGCACCTGGAGATCCGCGACCGCTCGCACCAGCGCCTCTTCAACCCCGTGCCGTACATCGCCGCCGACTGGGAGACGCTGGCGCTGGCGGGCAGCTTCGGGCGCGGGTACGAGTACGACCTGGCCGCGCCCCGGCGGTGGCAGACGCCGGAGTCCCAGCCCGAGGTGCGCCGGGGTGGGCGCATCCTCAACGACTTCGCCCGGCCCTGGCCTCCTGCTCCCGGGGGTGCGCGGTGA
- a CDS encoding metallophosphoesterase, with product MTRPVVILPDLHGRSDLLAEAVAYISETYGPDAHLLSLGDALDRGPRSLDCAELLLDLHRQGRATLLMGNHERMAQEGLQWFRQYSTSRDLADYRRAMEGFGWWMGNGGESVRRELAAQGGLTLERFPQGLAEYLDALVRVVYVTADGEIHRTPPGEPSVLVAHASPPVKHPQYPSPESAALWLRPFDGPFPLPEGVTYSVHGHTPVRVPVRLGRQVYLDLGAYETGRLALLSVNVTGRPEVTVLEGRGDPGAARRYAAFGEPLPTSTVALTGRSMR from the coding sequence GTGACGCGGCCCGTCGTCATCCTTCCCGACCTGCACGGGCGTTCGGACCTGCTGGCGGAGGCGGTCGCCTATATCAGTGAAACGTACGGCCCGGACGCCCACCTCCTGAGCCTGGGGGACGCCCTCGACCGGGGGCCGCGGAGCCTGGACTGCGCCGAGTTGCTGCTCGACCTGCACCGCCAGGGCCGGGCGACCCTGCTCATGGGCAACCACGAACGCATGGCGCAGGAGGGGCTGCAGTGGTTCCGGCAGTACAGCACCTCGCGCGACCTGGCCGACTACCGCCGCGCGATGGAGGGCTTCGGGTGGTGGATGGGCAACGGCGGCGAGAGCGTGCGCCGCGAGCTGGCCGCGCAGGGCGGCCTGACGCTGGAGCGCTTTCCGCAGGGGCTGGCCGAGTACCTCGACGCGCTCGTGCGGGTGGTGTACGTGACGGCGGACGGGGAGATCCACCGCACCCCGCCGGGGGAACCCAGCGTCCTCGTCGCCCACGCCAGCCCGCCCGTGAAGCATCCCCAGTACCCGAGTCCCGAGTCGGCGGCGCTGTGGCTGCGGCCCTTCGACGGCCCCTTCCCGCTGCCCGAGGGGGTCACGTACAGCGTCCACGGGCACACCCCCGTCCGCGTCCCGGTGCGGCTGGGGCGGCAGGTGTACCTCGACCTGGGGGCGTACGAGACGGGCCGCCTCGCGCTGCTGAGCGTGAACGTGACCGGGCGGCCCGAGGTCACCGTGCTGGAGGGCCGGGGCGATCCGGGCGCGGCGCGGCGCTACGCGGCGTTCGGCGAACCGCTCCCCACCAGCACCGTGGCCCTGACCGGGAGGTCCATGCGATGA
- a CDS encoding TolB family protein: MKRGAALALALGASALAATLPSRAVLSGTCCPGAVWTPDSRALLFLDGPPARASTGIYQIPANGGPVTRRFSSVAFFSPLLRWAVRPGTGETTTLERLADGRKFTLPTYGSDVTWNAAETRLAYTRSATTGNFDRRSTRVFVADVFGSPRQVATLYGGGVGGWLNDSTLLLTGKRNPGDRDRDLYTLNTRTGARRTLATALSFRGLSVSPDGARVVYYVAFDSAARNGLWLRPTAGGAARRLDAFGSYRWRDANRLLLIPLTPGGGPHVLREYDVRTNTWRTLGDLGDQVRQGDWSVSPDGRKVAYLSARDGNVRVVELPENGD; this comes from the coding sequence ATGAAAAGGGGGGCGGCGCTCGCTCTCGCCCTGGGAGCTTCTGCCCTCGCGGCCACCCTGCCTTCCAGGGCCGTGCTGAGTGGGACGTGCTGCCCCGGGGCGGTGTGGACGCCGGATTCCCGCGCCCTGCTGTTCCTGGACGGTCCCCCCGCGCGGGCGAGCACGGGCATCTATCAGATCCCGGCGAACGGCGGCCCGGTCACCCGGCGGTTTTCCAGCGTGGCCTTCTTCTCGCCCCTGTTGCGGTGGGCGGTGCGGCCCGGGACAGGCGAGACCACGACTCTGGAGCGGCTGGCCGACGGGCGCAAATTCACCCTCCCCACCTATGGCAGCGACGTGACCTGGAACGCTGCCGAGACGCGGCTGGCCTACACCCGCAGCGCCACGACGGGGAACTTCGACCGCCGCAGCACGCGCGTCTTCGTCGCCGACGTGTTCGGGTCTCCCCGGCAGGTCGCCACCCTGTACGGCGGTGGGGTGGGGGGGTGGCTGAACGACTCCACCCTCCTGCTGACGGGCAAGCGCAACCCGGGCGACCGGGACCGCGACCTCTACACACTCAATACCCGCACGGGGGCGCGGCGAACCCTCGCCACCGCCCTGTCCTTCCGGGGGCTCAGCGTCAGCCCGGACGGGGCGCGGGTCGTGTACTACGTCGCCTTCGACTCCGCCGCCCGCAACGGCCTGTGGCTGCGGCCCACGGCGGGGGGCGCGGCGCGCAGGCTGGACGCCTTCGGCTCGTACCGCTGGCGCGACGCGAACCGCCTGCTGCTCATCCCCCTGACGCCGGGGGGCGGCCCCCACGTCCTGCGCGAGTACGACGTGCGGACGAACACCTGGCGCACCCTCGGCGACCTGGGCGATCAGGTGCGGCAGGGCGACTGGTCCGTCAGCCCGGACGGCAGGAAGGTCGCGTACCTCAGCGCGCGGGACGGAAACGTGCGGGTGGTGGAGCTGCCGGAGAACGGGGATTAG
- a CDS encoding metallophosphoesterase, translating to MDASPPSPPNPLRRRVLRGLLGGGLAVGALGGAGLAQAARFGVVRERVTLPGLRAPLRVAFLTDLHYGLYVFAPQVRAWVDAANAERPDLILLGGDMLDIRSDADPAPLLAELARLRAPLGVFGVWGNHDYDSFGRGDTRRGGRARPDWARRRAGLTDAFARAGVPILLNAGRAVRDDLWVGGVDDLWQDETDPAAALAGAGERATLLLSHNPDLLPDLPGPVGLVLCGHTHGGQVRFPFVGAPVVPSRYGQRYAMGWVRGAYGTPAYVSRGLGTSGVPFRNLCEPELTLLTLEG from the coding sequence ATGGACGCCTCGCCCCCCTCCCCCCCGAATCCCCTCCGTCGCCGGGTGCTGCGCGGCCTGCTGGGCGGCGGTTTGGCCGTGGGTGCGCTGGGCGGCGCGGGGCTGGCGCAGGCGGCCCGTTTCGGCGTGGTGCGGGAGCGGGTGACCTTGCCGGGGCTGCGCGCCCCGCTGCGGGTCGCCTTCCTGACCGACCTGCACTATGGCCTGTACGTCTTCGCGCCCCAGGTGCGCGCCTGGGTGGACGCGGCGAACGCCGAGCGCCCCGACCTGATCCTGCTCGGCGGCGACATGCTCGACATCCGCTCGGACGCCGACCCCGCGCCGCTGCTCGCCGAACTCGCCCGGCTGCGGGCGCCGCTGGGCGTGTTCGGGGTCTGGGGCAACCACGACTACGACTCCTTCGGGCGGGGCGACACCCGGCGGGGAGGCCGCGCCCGCCCCGACTGGGCGCGGCGTCGCGCGGGCCTGACGGACGCCTTTGCCCGTGCGGGCGTACCCATCCTGCTCAACGCCGGGCGGGCTGTCCGGGACGACCTGTGGGTGGGCGGCGTGGACGACCTCTGGCAGGACGAGACCGACCCGGCGGCGGCCCTCGCCGGGGCGGGGGAGCGGGCCACCCTGCTCCTGAGCCATAACCCCGACCTTCTCCCCGACCTGCCGGGTCCGGTGGGGCTGGTCCTGTGCGGCCACACGCACGGTGGTCAGGTCCGCTTCCCCTTTGTCGGCGCCCCAGTCGTCCCCAGCCGCTACGGCCAGCGGTACGCGATGGGCTGGGTGCGCGGGGCCTACGGCACGCCCGCCTACGTCAGCCGGGGCCTGGGCACGAGCGGCGTCCCCTTCCGCAACCTCTGCGAGCCGGAACTGACGCTGCTCACGCTGGAGGGGTGA